In the genome of Impatiens glandulifera chromosome 6, dImpGla2.1, whole genome shotgun sequence, the window GGATGTAGAAAGTGAGTATACAAAAGCAAGTAGTATTTTACAATTGCTTCAATCTAAAGCATTTTACTAAATTCTTTACCTTTGAATTACAATGAATTAACCGAAAGGATCTAGATTTGTCAATTCTTCCAATGATGAAATGACGAATATGAATCTATTTTTGCTAATATTCATGGTTTATCATTTTCTAAAGGTGATGGAAAAGAAACCCAGGCCGCATTGGCTGAGTGGACGGGTCAGACAACAGTTCCAAATGTGTTTATTGGCGGAAAACATGTTGGGGGCTGTGACAGTAAGACCATGGAACCTCTTTTCACTCtcgtattttttataaattggcAAGATATACTATGTGAAGGTCTTGTTCGGATTTAGGTTAtgaaaaaatgagttatttgagaaaatattttttataaacaaaatagaaGGTATTCTGGTTGTaatttgagtgatgtgattgatgagttGATGGATGAAAAAATGGtcggttatttgaaattattcaaataacctaatCATCAAGGCTTAAGAGATTTCCATTTTTGCAGAGGTGATGCATAAGCATAAAGCCGGATTACTAGTACCCCTCCTAACTGAGGCTGGTGCTTTTCCCAGTAAATCTGAAAACGCGTCCTCCAGTTCAAGTAATCTATAACAGGCATGTATGATCTGTAATAAGTTCAATTCAGTtgtctttttaaatatttccatGAAATTCATGTTGCTGATTGGTattgtttgataaataattaagtgcttatttgaattaaagttcatttataatcacttaattatttagataaagcttaaattaagataaaaatctTGTTTTATTCTAAAAGTTAGGAGTAATACAGTCACAAACCCACCCCACTACAAGGGTACAACAGTCTTTTATATTCTCGATATCAGTTTCACATTTATTAAACCAGCTTagatatatttcaaattcagatatcctcatttcatttattcaacttacaactAAACAAATTCGacacttaaattaattttttcagctTTCCTTATTTAATTCACTTCAGGTTTTATCAAATGCAGGATAACCAGTTGGCTGTTGTTTTTAGTTGCTCAAATACAGCTGCCCCGTTGTATATTCTTCGTCGAAAAAACAAAATCTCTCCAAGTGCTGGTCCTTGTAGAATTTATCTTGCTTGAAagttctgtttttttttttttctttacttttctGTGTTGGTTTATCAATCAACAGTTATGGGCTAGTATAATGAAACCCATATAGAAAAAATCTATTGAAATATGCTTTAGAAACCATATTATTGAAAGTTTATAGACAAACTGttgttctcttcttcttctatatGTGTCCTATCCAATTAAGGTAATTAATCTCTTGACAATGCACACAACTAGTACTTGACACATTGGTAGGAAGTGGGGAACCACTTTGACAGCAAGAAGTACTTCAATTTCATGATCAAAACAAAGACAACATAGCATGGGATATGCATGAGAGCCATCGACAAATACCTGTTTAGATATCAcaacaagaagatgaagttgaaaAAGTTGTATTTCAGGATCTATTTGAGATTACATTTTGTTGAAACAACTTACCATAAGGGAGCAAATGGCGATGACAAGTCAAGAAATGGGTACGGCCACCTGATCAAGAAATATTAGGGTTTACGGTTTGTTTTCAAGGTACTAATTGAATAATATTGAGCATGTTTACGAGACCTTACCAAAGTGTGAAGGAAGCATGGACGACCCATTGGAAAATCACGTAGAATATTGTCCACAGGAAAAAGTAAGATATGCGAAACCATTGAAATCTCTGCAATTAGAAGAGTTTGTTTTTAGACCAAAAATGCAACCAGGTTCAAGGAATGAAGAACATAGAACTCACCAAGCAGTTCAATGCTGTGTCTCCCAGCAGAAAAACAGCATTCATGGTATGCATATTTATTACTATCTGCATCACAACGTAACTTAGgacataatttgattttaagaaCATTAAAAACTCTTTAGTCTTGACACATTTTGATTagttacttttaaaatatctgaaaatgacttttttttttctaagagaaaggttagagcttgtttgatcttgggtttttTAAAGgaattttaatagttttatacAACAAAtttagtttgataaaaaaaatgagttatttgagttttgttgaagatagattattaaaatattattttgtatttgaaaaataaatttaacaaagaTAAAGgaagaatattttgatattttaattagtgatttaataattataatgacaTTTAATAgagaaagttttgaaaatttgagaaaaccCAAATAACTAATGAACTCCTAGTTAACTCggttaagttcttcaacttctagtatttttttaatctcaattatttaaaaaaattcaagtttATCTCAAGTCTAAAAATAAGATGAGTTTTTGATACAATCTTATAGAACAAAATAAGATTCTTTCCtaattcttatattatttattatatctaaCCAATTCAATGTTATTCAATAATTAGTTCATctattgaaaacttgatttaaataatgttgtattattaaaaaaaaatagaaagttaACACTACTCATAGTGATGATCCCTATGAATACAAACTTAATGATCTAGAATACTCACAAAGTTAATGTTATATTGTTTGATTTCCAAGAATGGGAAGATTATGAACCAGAAGACACAATCTGTAAGAACCACAGCACCTGCACTCATCtgtttacaaattattataacaaactaaataattataatgataataataataattataatgataacCAACAACCTAAACATCCATCAATATGAAATGCATGTGGTTATTATGctttaaaaagtgttttttaTAGTCTATATGttatagattaattttttttgcaacATTTTAGTTTAATGAGAATAGAATATGAGATCTCAAAATAGTAAACCCTTAAGTCCAATTCTCTTATCATAGTTATTATGGTAAAATTTTATGagcttttaattttaaaaattgaaattaagaaTCACCTGGAATATCATTTGGAAGAAGTATGCCCAAAACCCTGCAATTTTGCGACGTCCATTGTCGAATTTACCGCCTATAGATTCATGGGCACACTCGGGGTCTCCCACATTTTGGGCGTGATGTTGGTAATTACAACCGTAAATGGACAGCAATGATCCAAGCTAGCATTTTTTGGGTGTTGGTTTTAGatattatgtgagaaattagGAGAGAATTAAGAAAAGactaacaattaattaatatcatgaATTACATACCccaaaataaatagttataagtGCAAAAGTCCATCTGCATACAACCAATTTCATGTTAAAAGTGATAATAATTATCAAGTTATATAAAATCAACATTGATGCTGATAATCTTATGATGATAATTACTCTATTATAGAAATATTTATCCTTGATGAACAATGTAGACTACTTATGTTTAATTTGAAGACTAGTAAGTTAATGGTCCCATTAATTGGTGAAGTAATGGAGGTATGTGGGTAATTGTTTATTGAAAATGATAGTAAGAATGTCGATTTTATGTTGcttgaaaaagaataatttcAAGAAAATTCAACAAAACTgttcaaaaatttaaattattttctatcataTATATGCTATATATCCtacattaaaatttgtttttagggtgtcaaaatataaatgttacaaaatttctaacaaaaataagttacaTGTTTAGGTTGATAACTTTTGTAACAACTATTTCACCAAAATATTATCCATTTTTCACTTTAAGTATGGACCAACAAAAGATTCTTGATTTAAGTGAATATCACATATTTAAGATGAAAAACATGATAACAAAATCAGATCAAAAAGACTTACTGAGTATAGTAGTAAAAGATGTTGGTTCCATCGGCAATAACATTTAGAATCAAGAGAATGAGAAGTACGAAGAAAGCAAAGAGGCGAAAACCGAGAAGCCAAGCGGGGTGGATGCCTTTTAAACAAGGCATCCATGTTTCGTCTTCGTATAACATACCCGGTACCTCTTTTCCATTTTCATCGTTTTCTCCATTTCTTCTTCGAGGGCCTTCGTATTTTGAAATGAGTAAATATGAGAAAACTAAGGAAACTATAATCCATATGGCACAAACAAACACCCTCCAGTTGAACCAATAGCTACTATTAGTTGTATCTGCCTCACCCATAACCGGATGCCATGAATTTGATCCCATCCCTTTTAACAAGCtcatcttctcttctcttcacttttcttttttgaaatttgatcaaatggaGTTGAGATTTTATGCTAAAAAAGGCGGGAAAGAATAATAGGATGATTTGGGATCATTTGAATAAGAGAACATGTGATCAATCTAACCCATGATCATGAGAGAAAGAGATGAACTAGAAGACATTTGatttgaaagagagaaaatggTAATTACTAATAGAATTTGATAATCAATAGAGGAAAGGAAGAAATTAAGGATGAACAAAGTTCTGAAGTATAAGCCAAGGAAAGGTTTTTATGCTTGCAAGAGAGAGCAAGGAAAGCACAAACAATATGCTTTGCTtctttttgtataaatatatatattatatttacaatAGAAAGAACATGTCActttctatattatttatttattaattaattagttatatatatatatatatatgtataattatgtttgtggtttttaattttggttagaTGATCAATCTTAACTTTACAATGATCTTTTTAGCATTAAAAACAACATGAACACTATTagtttaagttatttatttatttgtgtttgtttgtgtgattattattattttttagttatttttaatatttgtgataagtcatgttataacttaatttgtatgaattcaatatgataattgatagtTTAAGAAATTGTGGTAgcttaataaatgaataaaaatacaaatttatttatatttgttgaatATGTTGGTGTACTATGTGCATCATGatttaaagaaaacaaatcccattttttttaaaataaaaaacaaacattaCTTATCAATATTTATGCAATATGAAATTTGTGCAACTAGCTAGGTTAATCTTCTTTGATTGAAATTGTATTAATACAATTTcattagtttattaattatcttGTAACTTATAGATCAGTGAGCtgtgctttttttttttttatggttgtattttctttattttgttcttGTGTTTTTAGTATTTAGTatcaatttgttattttttttttaactatttagaTCTTCTGGATGTTACAAAAGTCTAATTATTCTTCAAAACATTTCTTGTTGTTGGTCctataatattttgaacaatGATATATAAGAAATGAGTTTAAAAGTTTgtccattaattaaaaaaaataataatagcttaattatttatttattaaacgtAGTAAATTAgcataatattataattgtgactttcatttttatttaaggcGTTCTAAAGAAGAATCAAAACCGTCACATTTGTTTTCTTATGAATCACTATTGACACTTGAGTTGTCTAACACggttaacttaaatattaattataaattttttaattataaatggtgtataattgattttctaactaatttaaatatagtattgaatttagtttttttttttggttgtcTAATTTGTGTGCTTTAATAAAGACAATAGGTTTTGTTTTGAAAGAGGAGTGGCATGAAAATGGGGGatatcattgatttttttttttaaataaaaaataaaaaatgaatctatgtttaaaaatatgaaaagaaaaaggttaaaaaagagaaattgataattatgaaaaaaattgaaataattagtAAACAGAATTGAAGGTAGGGAAGGAATGCATGATTGAGGTCTGATTGACCTACACTCGTTTCTCTTTAcaatcattcattcattcattgtgTTCAACTTACAAAGGAGAAACGTGACAAGTATAATGAATAAAAGTAACAAATCATCCatcatgttattttaatttataaaataagacactttttttttttgatgaaaaaatatcaattttttgcTTTTTTCTTTGGCAACAATAGTTTTGTATTTTGATACGAGTTTATTTTTAGTGACTAGTCTTGTATagtaattatcttattttaaatgagaatgtttttaataaaaaaattgaatcaagaCTTTCAgttaataataagataaaatcatcatttgaaatAATCAACTAGATTAATTtgatgtcaatttaaaaaaggGTAAAACAGACaacattttcttcttttaaatacATTTATGTAATATGTAacttatcattttaatatatcagGACTTGTTTTATATTGGTTATTTGAGAgttttgttagaaaaaaaaaagagaagtagactatttgatttttaatttgttaattattattatgtatttaaaatttataaagataaagtaaGAGTATTttcgttaaaataaataatttgataatttaaatggaaatgatgcggtaaaaaataatttataagtaatcgattaaaatctaaaaaaatcaatattaatctcttagatttttctaattttattacatttctttctcttttatttttcttaagatTTAAGAAAATCCCGTgcataaaaattaaagttacatcaaataagtaaattaatttcatatagcattttaaatacttattttataaaaatatatatattaataaaattgtacagaatattatgaaaataaaaaaggatgTGAATATTTGAGCTTAGTGGGATGGACTAGCCGAAACTCAAAAGTTCGGCTAATATTAAGGGTAGTCCGACTAAtactaagggcttgtttgagaaaatagtttttttttttgttttacttaggttttatttaaaaaaatcctcgttattaaaaattaggaaaaaattggtttttaaaatttaaatactaatttaCCTTTTAACTTTAAATGATATGGTGTAAGTGAGAGAATGATAATttagagaaaatataaaattatagaataattttagtatttaaatgataaaaaaatttgatttaatagttaataagATGTTTGCGTTTTGgaataaaaattagattttatctTATAAACTTTAGGACAGACCGACCTAAGTCGAGCCAGGTTAAGTG includes:
- the LOC124941829 gene encoding glutaredoxin-like is translated as MGSVLGSTVKNKEAVEMALSKAKDIVNSTPVVVFSKTYCGYCARVKQLFSQLGANYKTIEMDVESDGKETQAALAEWTGQTTVPNVFIGGKHVGGCDKVMHKHKAGLLVPLLTEAGAFPSKSENASSSSSNL
- the LOC124941828 gene encoding uncharacterized protein LOC124941828 — its product is MSLLKGMGSNSWHPVMGEADTTNSSYWFNWRVFVCAIWIIVSLVFSYLLISKYEGPRRRNGENDENGKEVPGMLYEDETWMPCLKGIHPAWLLGFRLFAFFVLLILLILNVIADGTNIFYYYTQWTFALITIYFGLGSLLSIYGCNYQHHAQNVGDPECAHESIGGKFDNGRRKIAGFWAYFFQMIFQMSAGAVVLTDCVFWFIIFPFLEIKQYNINFIVINMHTMNAVFLLGDTALNCLRFQWFRISYFFLWTIFYVIFQWVVHASFTLWWPYPFLDLSSPFAPLWYLSMALMHIPCYVVFVLIMKLKYFLLSKWFPTSYQCVKY